Genomic DNA from Candidatus Hydrothermales bacterium:
TTACATTTTAAATTTATATAATCTACACTTCTTTTAAATTCACTCAATACTACTCTTTCACATCCACATAATTCCAACAAAAATTTATTTAAAACATTCAAAAAATTTCTATTCTTTATCATTCTTCTTAAACTCATATATTTTCTCATATATAAAGATTTCGTCTTTCTCCAATTTTTAAAATAATCAGGATTTCTATTTTTCCATTCTTTTCTTATTTCTTTCCTACTTTTATTTTTAAAATCAATCTTCTTTTTTATTTCACTCCATATATCTTTTATCTTTTCATAGGAAATATCTAATTTTTCTGAAACCTCCTTTAAATTAAACCCCTGCCTTATTAAATCTATAAACCAGATTTCTTCCTCTTTTAATTTATAAAAGAACTTCTCAAATTTATCCAAAATATTATCACTTCTTACCTTCCCAATTATTTCAAGTTCTTCATCATCCTCTTTATCTCCCTTAAATTTTTCTTTACATTTTTGAAAACAGATATATGCTTCTCCTGTTAGATCATCTTTATGGTCAAAAAAATTATACTTTTTACAAAAATTAATAATTTTAAAATTAATCTCTTTTAAATAATTTTCAAACTCCATTTTTCAAAACTTTTATAACCTATCCTTTTTCACCAAGAATTCTTTTAGCAAGTTCTTTCTTTTCCTCTTTTGTTTCTGCAAGAATAAAAAGAGCAATCAGTCTAAAACTGTCATCCATTTTTTCCCAGGTCTTTCTAAATCCCTCATCCATTCTTTTAAATCCCTCATCCATTTTTCTAAATCCTTCATCTATTCTTCTAAATCCTTCATCCATACTTTTAATTATAGCCATAGTATTTTCTCTTATAATCTTTCCATTCCTCCACGCCATATAACCTATTGCAAAAGCAAGCAATGTAAAACCTACACCAAGTGAACCTAATGCTACTTCCATCGTTAAAATAATATAGCCGAAATAAACTAAAAATCAAAAATGTATCTTTAATCTTAACCCTATTTGCCAACGCAATTTAAAAACCCCTTAATTTCAATCATATTCATTTTTAAATTGCCCTAACAAAAATACTCCTCTTTATCATAAACAAAATACTTTTTAAAAAATAAGATATTTAAGCATAAAACCAAAAAGTGACAAACACAAAAAAATCTTTTGGCTAATTCAGTACCAAAAGTCTATTCAAAGATCCCCAAATTAGAAATCCATAAATACTTATATACCTTTAAAAATCATAGAATCACTTAAAAATTTAATTATCTCAAATTTTACAAGGCTTTATCAAAGTATTTATTTTATAATTATAGATGATACCAAAAGTAAAGTTGGGAAACGAAGAAACTCCAATTTTTACATTAGGAACCTGGGATATAAGAAATAAAAAGAAGATGATTGAAACAATTAGATACGCGTTGGAAATCGGATTAAATCACATAGATACTGCTGAAATGTACGGTATTGCTGAAGAGGTTATAGGAGAGGCAATAAAGGGAATCGCTAGAGAAAAAATTTTTATAACAAGTAAGGTTTTACCTCATAATGCTAGTTTCAACGGAACAATCACTGCCTGCGAAAAAAGTCTTAAAAAACTTAAATCAGACTATATTGACCTTTATTTACTTCACTGGTATGAACCCTACGTTAACCTTTCTGAAACTTTCTCCGCCTTCGCAAAGTTAATTGAAACAGGAAAAATAAGATACGCTGGTGTAAGTAACTTTGAAATACCTGAATTAAACAAAGTAACTGAAATTTTTAAGCCCTTTAAAATAGTTAATAATCAGATAGAATATAACCTCTCTAATTTTAAGTATGTTGAAGATAAAATTTTACCTTTTTGTGAAAAAAACGATATAACTGTTTCTGGTTATTCACCTTTTTGGCAAGGAAAAATACCGAAAGGGACTAAGGGATGGAAAATTATTGAAGATATTGCGAGAAAATATGATGCAAAACCACTTCAAATCGTGTTAAATTTTCTTGCTAGAACAGGAAAAATAATTTTGATATTTAAAACTGAAAGTATAGAGCATTTAAAGGAAAACCTTGATTCAATTAAAATAAAACTTGAAGAAGAGGACTTGAGAAAAATAGAGGAAACCTTTGCTAACTATTAGGGGCTCTTACAAAAAGCAAAAATCTAAGACTAAGTCTTATAAAAATCTACAAATAGAGCTTTCTAAGTCACTATTATGACAAAATCCACTTTCCATGGCCATCTATAGGATTAGCTATAAATATGATCTCTTTTTAGTTTCAACTTGTAAAGGCCTACTGTGTTCTTCCTTATACTCTTCTGTGGGACAGTATATTGGTACAAGAAGCGTATTTATCTTTGCCATTGGACTTTCAAGCTGTTTTGACTTGCGTTTACAGTTTATAGAATTATAGCGTTATCGGGTTATAAAAAGTCAGGATATTAGGGTTAAAAGGGGGATCTCTAAATTTTTTCTTTAATAACAAATGGTTTTTTATCCTGCGACTCAAAATAGACCCTTATTAAAATCTCCATCAAAAGCCCTGTAAGTATAAAGTTAACAGAGGGGATAAAAAAGATCAGAGCAATAAACGTTTTTAAATTTCTGAAAATGTCTAATTTTAAAAAAAAGAAATCATACAGGGACCAAAATAAAAAAATTAAGCTTAAAAGAATAAAAATCAGTCCAAAAAGACCTAAAAAGTGCATTGGCTTTAAAAA
This window encodes:
- a CDS encoding glycosyltransferase, which encodes DYGCTLRAYKRYVVKNLRLYGEMHRFLPALCVYQGAKLKEVEVKHKKRLKGKSKYGLKRTFKVLLDLLTVKFMGDYFLKPMHFLGLFGLIFILLSLIFLFWSLYDFFFLKLDIFRNLKTFIALIFFIPSVNFILTGLLMEILIRVYFESQDKKPFVIKEKI
- a CDS encoding aldo/keto reductase, with translation MIPKVKLGNEETPIFTLGTWDIRNKKKMIETIRYALEIGLNHIDTAEMYGIAEEVIGEAIKGIAREKIFITSKVLPHNASFNGTITACEKSLKKLKSDYIDLYLLHWYEPYVNLSETFSAFAKLIETGKIRYAGVSNFEIPELNKVTEIFKPFKIVNNQIEYNLSNFKYVEDKILPFCEKNDITVSGYSPFWQGKIPKGTKGWKIIEDIARKYDAKPLQIVLNFLARTGKIILIFKTESIEHLKENLDSIKIKLEEEDLRKIEETFANY